From Xenopus laevis strain J_2021 chromosome 7L, Xenopus_laevis_v10.1, whole genome shotgun sequence, one genomic window encodes:
- the LOC108705071 gene encoding SH2 domain-containing protein 5 isoform X1, translated as MKKEMKSSCPEERLITKFTEYVGSFAVRESNWRRRLWIIEEQMSFLKDCPRRRPVILRFCLLGVKMYDAEGETLLMAHALRRIQYSTCRPEDSQFAFVSHNPHCPQAQLFCHLFVGSQASEAQVLNLLLCRSFQLQYLAQHPELRDPKILVNPEKEQRKSSGAAVVREPLDPGEVSPNVNALISFRRVPLSQEEEAVSPVYTDLPPRSEVTRSASLGNSSCSPTLVRKKAIRSKVLRSGAYRSPGSHMLLTSVLETCREQQDPQRWNLPELSEKIERLQEGVWFCWGMNWEAAMSLLQQDRLGAYLLRADPDSIGRWTLFTKTQCGLIPYRVCRGQKGTYRLDHLPEEFGGLAALVEHQSGADSSLFYPLAHGRVNPCYELQEPSCSPQHPSDVSRGSPQGFCEQNSPP; from the exons atgaaaaaggAGATGAAGAGTTCCTGCCCAGAAGAGCGACTCATAACCAAATTTACTGAG TATGTCGGGTCATTTGCCGTCAGGGAGTCCAACTGGCGCCGGAGACTTTGGATCATTGAAGAGCAAATGAGTTTCCTGAAG GACTGTCCCAGAAGGAGACCCGTTATCCTGAGATTCTGCCTCCTGGGGGTGAAGATGTACGATGCAGAGGGAGAG ACGCTGCTTATGGCTCATGCTCTGAGGAGGATACAGTACAGCACTTGCCGGCCCGAGGACTCCCAGTTTGCTTTCGTGTCCCATAACCCACATTGCCCACAGGCCCAACTATTCTGCCATCTGTTTGTGGGTAGCCAGGCAAGTGAG GCGCAGGTGCTGAACCTCCTGTTGTGCCGCTCCTTCCAGCTCCAGTATTTGGCTCAGCACCCGGAGCTCCGGGATCCCAAGATCTTAGTGAATCCTGAGAAGGAGCAAAGGAAAAGTTCTGGAGCTGCGGTGGTACGGGAGCCATTGGACCCTGGAGAGGTCTCCCCAAATGTCAATGCGCTGATATCATTTAGGCGGGTCCCCCTGTCCCAAGAGGAGGAGGCAGTGTCCCCTGTATAT ACAGATTTGCCCCCCAGATCAGAAGTGACCAGAAGTGCCTCCCTGGGAAATTCCAGTTGTTCTCCTACCTTGGTACGGAAGAAAGCCATTCGCAGCAAAGTCCTGCGCTCTGGAGCGTATCGCAGCCCTGGATCTCACATGCTGCTGACATCTGTGTTAGAGACCTGCAGAGAGCAACAAG ACCCACAGAGATGGAATTTGCCAGAACTTTCTGAGAAGATTGAGAGGCTGCAGGAGGGCGTCTGGTTCTGTTGGGGAATGAACTG GGAGGCAGCCATGTCACTCCTGCAACAAGACAGACTGGGGGCGTATTTGCTCCGCGCAGACCCCGACAGTATCGGCCGCTGGACCCTCTTCACAAAGACTCAGTGTGGGCTCATTCCTTACAGAGTGTGCCGGGGGCAGAAGGGCACTTACCGCTTGGAT CACCTCCCGGAGGAATTTGGGGGTCTGGCAGCGCTGGTGGAGCATCAGTCAGGAGCCGACAGTAGCCTCTTCTATCCGCTAGCCCACGGCCGGGTTAACCCTTGCTATGAACTCCAGGAGCCCAGCTGCAGCCCCCAGCACCCCTCAGATGTCTCCCGGGGTTCCCCACAAGGATTCTGTGAACAGAACAGCCCCCCGTGA
- the LOC108705071 gene encoding SH2 domain-containing protein 5 isoform X2, which translates to MKKEMKSSCPEERLITKFTEYVGSFAVRESNWRRRLWIIEEQMSFLKDCPRRRPVILRFCLLGVKMYDAEGETLLMAHALRRIQYSTCRPEDSQFAFVSHNPHCPQAQLFCHLFVGSQASEAQVLNLLLCRSFQLQYLAQHPELRDPKILVNPEKEQRKSSGAAVVREPLDPGEVSPNVNALISFRRVPLSQEEEAVSPVYTDLPPRSEVTRSASLGNSSCSPTLVRKKAIRSKVLRSGAYRSPGSHMLLTSVLETCREQQDPQRWNLPELSEKIERLQEGVWFCWGMNWEAAMSLLQQDRLGAYLLRADPDSIGRWTLFTKTQCGLIPYRVCRGQKGTYRLDVAPPGGIWGSGSAGGASVRSRQ; encoded by the exons atgaaaaaggAGATGAAGAGTTCCTGCCCAGAAGAGCGACTCATAACCAAATTTACTGAG TATGTCGGGTCATTTGCCGTCAGGGAGTCCAACTGGCGCCGGAGACTTTGGATCATTGAAGAGCAAATGAGTTTCCTGAAG GACTGTCCCAGAAGGAGACCCGTTATCCTGAGATTCTGCCTCCTGGGGGTGAAGATGTACGATGCAGAGGGAGAG ACGCTGCTTATGGCTCATGCTCTGAGGAGGATACAGTACAGCACTTGCCGGCCCGAGGACTCCCAGTTTGCTTTCGTGTCCCATAACCCACATTGCCCACAGGCCCAACTATTCTGCCATCTGTTTGTGGGTAGCCAGGCAAGTGAG GCGCAGGTGCTGAACCTCCTGTTGTGCCGCTCCTTCCAGCTCCAGTATTTGGCTCAGCACCCGGAGCTCCGGGATCCCAAGATCTTAGTGAATCCTGAGAAGGAGCAAAGGAAAAGTTCTGGAGCTGCGGTGGTACGGGAGCCATTGGACCCTGGAGAGGTCTCCCCAAATGTCAATGCGCTGATATCATTTAGGCGGGTCCCCCTGTCCCAAGAGGAGGAGGCAGTGTCCCCTGTATAT ACAGATTTGCCCCCCAGATCAGAAGTGACCAGAAGTGCCTCCCTGGGAAATTCCAGTTGTTCTCCTACCTTGGTACGGAAGAAAGCCATTCGCAGCAAAGTCCTGCGCTCTGGAGCGTATCGCAGCCCTGGATCTCACATGCTGCTGACATCTGTGTTAGAGACCTGCAGAGAGCAACAAG ACCCACAGAGATGGAATTTGCCAGAACTTTCTGAGAAGATTGAGAGGCTGCAGGAGGGCGTCTGGTTCTGTTGGGGAATGAACTG GGAGGCAGCCATGTCACTCCTGCAACAAGACAGACTGGGGGCGTATTTGCTCCGCGCAGACCCCGACAGTATCGGCCGCTGGACCCTCTTCACAAAGACTCAGTGTGGGCTCATTCCTTACAGAGTGTGCCGGGGGCAGAAGGGCACTTACCGCTTGGATGTAG CACCTCCCGGAGGAATTTGGGGGTCTGGCAGCGCTGGTGGAGCATCAGTCAGGAGCCGACAGTAG